Proteins from one Hydrogenophaga sp. SL48 genomic window:
- a CDS encoding class I SAM-dependent methyltransferase: MPVPGLDPVAAQRWLSRPRNQSPWLHEEVARRMGERLQWFRDPPASWLHWEPVLGGLQAHRSLVEHLPAARCHVAAHDMPLALAATRDPSRRSWNPLQWRRGQIAAGVDTPVAMLWANMVLHHVARPQPLLRQWHRQIQTDGFLMFSCLGPDSLRELRAVYARAGWPDPAHPFTDMHDWGDMLVHNGFAEPVMDMERISLSFSGAGPLLDELRSLGRNLNAGRFGALRGRAWRRSLERAIDQGLPRSEDGRLLLTFEVIYGHAFKATPRPRRSDSQSVSMDEMRAMLRDRRS; the protein is encoded by the coding sequence ATGCCTGTGCCTGGCCTCGACCCTGTGGCCGCGCAGCGGTGGTTGTCCCGCCCACGCAACCAGAGTCCCTGGTTGCACGAAGAGGTGGCCCGCCGCATGGGCGAGAGGCTGCAGTGGTTTCGAGATCCGCCGGCCAGCTGGCTGCACTGGGAGCCGGTGCTCGGTGGTCTCCAGGCCCATCGCAGCCTGGTGGAGCACTTGCCCGCAGCCCGCTGTCACGTGGCAGCGCACGACATGCCGCTGGCCCTTGCGGCCACCAGAGACCCGTCCCGGCGTTCATGGAATCCCTTGCAGTGGAGGCGGGGCCAGATCGCGGCCGGAGTTGACACGCCAGTCGCGATGTTGTGGGCCAACATGGTGTTGCATCATGTGGCACGCCCGCAACCGCTGCTTCGACAGTGGCATCGACAGATACAGACAGACGGTTTTCTGATGTTTTCTTGCCTGGGGCCTGACAGCCTTCGAGAGCTGCGTGCGGTGTACGCCCGGGCAGGTTGGCCCGATCCAGCGCACCCGTTCACCGACATGCACGACTGGGGCGACATGCTGGTGCACAACGGTTTTGCGGAGCCCGTCATGGACATGGAGCGCATCTCGCTGTCCTTTAGTGGCGCTGGTCCCTTGCTGGACGAGCTTCGATCACTGGGGCGCAACCTCAATGCCGGGCGATTCGGGGCGTTGCGCGGGCGTGCCTGGCGGCGTTCGCTGGAGCGGGCCATTGATCAGGGCCTGCCGAGGTCAGAGGACGGACGCCTGCTGCTCACGTTCGAGGTCATCTATGGCCATGCCTTCAAGGCAACCCCCCGTCCCCGGCGTAGCGACAGCCAGTCGGTGTCGATGGATGAGATGCGCGCCATGCTGCGAGACCGTCGCTCCTGA
- a CDS encoding twin transmembrane helix small protein, whose protein sequence is MTYIVIVAFVAILGSLAAALVFMMRGGSSSDNPAETPRKNHMARALAFRVGFSILLFLVVLISYWMGWIQPTGLPLKG, encoded by the coding sequence ATGACCTACATCGTGATTGTGGCCTTTGTGGCCATCCTGGGCAGTCTGGCGGCCGCGCTGGTGTTCATGATGCGCGGCGGATCCAGCTCGGACAACCCCGCAGAGACCCCGCGCAAGAACCACATGGCGCGCGCGCTTGCCTTCCGTGTGGGGTTTTCCATCCTGCTGTTTCTGGTCGTGCTCATCAGCTACTGGATGGGCTGGATTCAACCCACCGGGTTGCCCCTCAAGGGTTGA
- a CDS encoding COX15/CtaA family protein, translating into MNTPALYDFAPVARLMLLGVVIALAPLAWVWLRNRQASVARRLQVLTLLTLFLTFDLVLFGAFTRLTDSGLGCPDWPGCYGSVSPVGASAAITAAQEAMPTGPVTFSKAWVEMIHRYLATAVGVLILVLAAVSWVERRRLSVSFGWPLLTLFWVCLQGAFGALTVTMKLFPAIVTLHLLGGLVLLALLRAQAVSYQITAPDSAGRISLDHPTRVALGLVYALLWVQIALGGWVSTNYAVLACSEFPTCQGGWWPPMDLREGFSLWRALGMNAEGQPITFAALTAIHYVHRLAAYAVLAALGWMAWRLWSVPAMRTTARWVLALLLWQFASGLTNVVFDWPLLAAVGHTAGAAGLVIVLTGAVFGTRSAHGTVSAPRYNVSRST; encoded by the coding sequence ATGAACACGCCCGCCCTGTACGACTTTGCGCCTGTCGCTCGCCTGATGCTGCTGGGTGTGGTAATCGCCTTGGCCCCGCTGGCCTGGGTGTGGTTGCGCAACCGGCAGGCGAGCGTGGCGCGCCGGCTGCAGGTGCTGACCTTGCTCACGCTCTTTCTCACCTTTGACCTGGTGCTGTTCGGCGCTTTCACCCGCCTGACCGACTCGGGGCTGGGTTGTCCCGACTGGCCCGGGTGTTACGGCAGCGTGAGCCCGGTGGGCGCCAGCGCCGCCATCACTGCCGCCCAGGAGGCCATGCCCACCGGCCCGGTCACGTTCTCCAAGGCCTGGGTCGAGATGATCCACCGCTACCTGGCCACGGCCGTCGGCGTGTTGATCCTGGTGCTGGCCGCGGTGAGCTGGGTGGAGCGGCGGCGCTTGAGTGTGTCGTTTGGCTGGCCGCTGCTCACGCTGTTCTGGGTCTGTCTTCAAGGCGCATTTGGCGCCCTCACGGTCACCATGAAGCTGTTTCCTGCCATCGTCACCCTGCACCTGCTCGGTGGACTGGTGTTGCTGGCGCTGCTGCGCGCGCAGGCGGTGTCGTATCAAATCACCGCGCCCGACAGCGCAGGGCGGATTTCACTGGACCACCCGACCCGCGTCGCGCTGGGGTTGGTGTACGCCTTGCTGTGGGTTCAGATCGCGCTGGGCGGCTGGGTCAGCACCAACTACGCGGTGCTCGCTTGCAGCGAGTTCCCCACCTGTCAGGGCGGCTGGTGGCCGCCGATGGACCTGCGCGAGGGTTTCTCGCTGTGGCGCGCGCTCGGCATGAACGCCGAGGGTCAACCCATCACCTTCGCCGCGCTCACCGCCATCCACTACGTGCACCGGCTCGCGGCGTACGCCGTGCTGGCCGCGCTGGGCTGGATGGCGTGGCGTTTGTGGTCGGTGCCCGCGATGCGGACCACCGCGCGCTGGGTGCTGGCCTTGCTGCTGTGGCAGTTCGCCAGCGGGCTCACCAACGTGGTGTTCGACTGGCCCCTGCTGGCCGCCGTGGGCCACACGGCCGGCGCGGCGGGGCTGGTGATCGTGCTGACCGGCGCCGTGTTCGGCACCCGCAGCGCCCACGGCACCGTGAGCGCACCCCGATACAACGTTTCCCGATCGACCTGA
- the ctaD gene encoding cytochrome c oxidase subunit I yields MSAVLDPHDAHAHDDHHDHHAPTGWRRWVYATNHKDIGTLYLLFAFTMLMVGGVLALLIRAELFQPGLQLVNPELFNQLTTMHGLIMVFGAIMPAFVGFANWMIPLQIGASDMAFARMNNFSFWLMIPAALMLVSSFFMPGGAPAAGWTLYAPLTLQMGPSMDAGIFAMHILGASSIMGSINIIVTILNMRAPGMTLMKMPMFCWTWLITAYLLIAVMPVLAGAITMTLTDRHFGTSFFNPAGGGDPVMYQHIFWFFGHPEVYIMILPAFGIVSQVVPAFARKKLFGYASMVYATGSIAILSFVVWAHHMFTTGMPVTGQLFFMYSTMLIAVPTGVKIFNWIATMWKGSMTFETPMLWAVGFIFVFTIGGFTGLILSMAPIDINFQDTYYVVAHFHYVLVAGSLFAMFAGIYYWLPKWTGVMYSETRGKIHFWWSMISFNVTFFPMHFLGLAGMPRRYADYPMQFADFNAIASVGGFFFGFAQVYFFIAVVIPAMRGQGPKASQKPWEGAEGLEWEVPSPAPFHTFETPPKLDATATKVIG; encoded by the coding sequence ATGAGTGCAGTACTCGATCCCCATGACGCTCACGCGCACGACGACCACCACGATCACCACGCCCCCACGGGCTGGCGCCGGTGGGTCTACGCCACCAACCACAAAGACATCGGCACGCTGTACCTGTTGTTCGCTTTCACCATGCTCATGGTGGGTGGCGTTCTCGCGCTGTTGATCCGTGCCGAGCTGTTCCAGCCGGGCCTGCAACTGGTCAACCCCGAGCTCTTCAACCAGCTCACCACCATGCACGGCCTGATCATGGTGTTCGGGGCCATCATGCCGGCCTTCGTGGGCTTCGCGAACTGGATGATCCCGTTGCAGATCGGCGCGTCCGACATGGCCTTCGCACGCATGAACAACTTCAGTTTCTGGCTGATGATCCCGGCCGCACTGATGCTGGTGTCCTCGTTCTTCATGCCAGGCGGCGCCCCCGCCGCCGGCTGGACGCTGTACGCGCCGCTGACCCTGCAGATGGGCCCCTCGATGGACGCCGGCATTTTCGCGATGCACATCCTGGGTGCGTCGTCCATCATGGGCTCGATCAACATCATCGTCACCATCCTCAACATGCGTGCCCCCGGCATGACGCTGATGAAGATGCCCATGTTCTGCTGGACCTGGCTGATCACCGCCTACCTGCTGATCGCCGTGATGCCCGTGCTGGCCGGTGCCATCACCATGACGCTGACCGACCGCCACTTCGGCACCAGCTTCTTCAACCCCGCCGGCGGCGGTGACCCGGTGATGTACCAGCACATCTTCTGGTTCTTCGGTCACCCCGAGGTCTACATCATGATCCTGCCGGCCTTTGGCATCGTGAGCCAGGTCGTGCCCGCTTTCGCGCGCAAGAAGCTGTTCGGCTACGCCTCCATGGTGTACGCCACCGGTTCGATCGCCATCCTGTCCTTCGTCGTGTGGGCACACCACATGTTCACCACCGGCATGCCGGTGACGGGCCAACTGTTCTTCATGTACTCGACCATGCTGATCGCCGTGCCCACAGGCGTGAAGATCTTCAACTGGATCGCGACCATGTGGAAGGGTTCGATGACCTTCGAGACCCCGATGCTGTGGGCCGTGGGCTTCATCTTCGTGTTCACCATCGGTGGCTTCACGGGCCTGATCCTGTCCATGGCGCCGATCGACATCAACTTCCAGGACACCTACTACGTGGTGGCCCACTTCCACTACGTGCTGGTGGCCGGTTCGCTGTTTGCGATGTTTGCCGGCATCTACTACTGGCTGCCCAAGTGGACCGGCGTGATGTACAGCGAAACGCGCGGCAAGATCCACTTCTGGTGGTCGATGATTTCGTTCAACGTCACCTTTTTCCCGATGCACTTCCTTGGCTTGGCCGGCATGCCCCGTCGTTATGCCGACTACCCGATGCAGTTCGCCGACTTCAATGCCATCGCGTCGGTGGGCGGTTTCTTCTTCGGTTTTGCGCAGGTGTACTTCTTCATCGCCGTGGTGATCCCGGCCATGCGCGGTCAAGGCCCCAAGGCGTCGCAGAAGCCTTGGGAAGGTGCCGAAGGCCTGGAGTGGGAAGTGCCTTCGCCCGCACCGTTCCACACGTTCGAAACCCCGCCCAAGCTCGACGCCACCGCCACCAAGGTGATTGGCTGA
- a CDS encoding SCO family protein, with translation MTRSTLGVRRHFLSLCLVAAGLGLAGCKEAPSFSAVDITGADYATGFSLTDHNGQARTLADFKGKVVVIFFGYTQCPDVCPTSMTELAQAKQLLGADGDKLQGLFVSVDPERDTPEIMKAYMANFDPGFLALYAAPNALPELTKSFRIYYKKVEGKTPTSYTMDHSAGSYVYDTQGRVRLYTRYGGGAQALADDVKKLLAE, from the coding sequence ATGACCCGTTCCACCCTTGGCGTTCGCCGCCACTTTCTTTCGCTGTGCCTGGTCGCTGCGGGGCTGGGCCTTGCGGGCTGCAAAGAAGCGCCCAGTTTCAGCGCCGTGGACATCACCGGTGCCGACTACGCCACCGGCTTTTCGCTCACCGACCACAACGGCCAGGCACGCACCCTCGCGGATTTCAAGGGCAAGGTGGTGGTGATCTTCTTTGGCTACACGCAATGCCCCGACGTGTGCCCCACCTCGATGACCGAGCTGGCGCAGGCCAAGCAGCTGCTGGGCGCCGACGGCGACAAGCTGCAGGGCCTGTTTGTCAGCGTGGACCCCGAGCGCGACACGCCCGAGATCATGAAGGCCTACATGGCGAATTTCGACCCGGGCTTCCTCGCGCTTTACGCGGCCCCCAACGCCTTGCCCGAGCTCACCAAGAGCTTCCGCATCTACTACAAGAAGGTCGAGGGCAAGACGCCCACCAGCTACACCATGGACCACTCGGCGGGCAGCTACGTGTACGACACGCAGGGTCGCGTGCGCCTGTACACGCGCTACGGCGGCGGTGCCCAGGCGCTGGCCGACGATGTGAAGAAGCTGCTGGCGGAGTGA
- the coxB gene encoding cytochrome c oxidase subunit II, translating into MGGLRTLVSSLALGSAVWVTEAAHAVNDLPGGPAVNQLNFAPAATKIAEEQHWLHWFMMIICTVIFVIVFGVMFYSILKHRKSVGHKAQELPEPIWVELGWTIVPLLIVIGMALPATKVLVAQKDTTNSDITIKATGMQWKWGYDYIKGEGEGIGFLSTLDVKHREMSSSGNPPATDDYLLKVDNPMVVPVGKKVRIITTANDVIHAFMVPAFGIKQDAIPGFVRDTWFRAEKTGDFYGQCAELCGKEHAYMPIHVKVVSAEDYTKWVDGEYKKMAALADDPSKVWTLADLVKRGESVYAANCVACHQANGKGAGPIKPLDGSAIVTSTDHAAMINVLLNGAAGGAMPSWKQLSDTELAAVMTYAKNSWSNKTEQIVQPAEVVAARK; encoded by the coding sequence CTGGGTGGCCTGCGCACCCTGGTTTCATCGCTGGCCCTCGGCTCTGCGGTCTGGGTGACCGAAGCTGCCCACGCCGTCAATGACTTGCCCGGTGGCCCGGCGGTGAATCAGCTCAATTTTGCTCCCGCAGCCACCAAGATCGCTGAAGAGCAGCACTGGCTGCACTGGTTCATGATGATCATTTGCACGGTCATCTTCGTGATCGTCTTCGGGGTGATGTTCTATTCCATCCTCAAGCACCGCAAGTCGGTTGGCCACAAGGCCCAGGAGTTGCCCGAGCCGATCTGGGTCGAGCTTGGATGGACCATCGTCCCGCTGCTGATCGTGATCGGCATGGCCCTGCCAGCCACCAAGGTGCTGGTGGCCCAGAAGGACACCACCAACAGCGACATCACCATCAAGGCCACAGGCATGCAGTGGAAGTGGGGGTATGACTACATCAAGGGTGAGGGCGAGGGCATCGGTTTCCTCTCCACGCTCGACGTGAAGCACCGTGAAATGTCCAGCAGCGGCAACCCGCCGGCCACCGACGACTACCTGCTCAAGGTGGACAACCCGATGGTGGTGCCCGTGGGCAAGAAGGTGCGCATCATCACCACCGCCAACGACGTGATTCACGCTTTCATGGTGCCGGCCTTCGGTATCAAGCAGGATGCGATCCCCGGCTTCGTGCGCGACACCTGGTTTCGTGCCGAGAAGACCGGTGATTTCTATGGCCAGTGTGCCGAGCTGTGCGGCAAGGAACACGCCTACATGCCCATCCACGTGAAGGTGGTGTCGGCCGAGGATTACACCAAGTGGGTGGATGGCGAGTACAAGAAGATGGCGGCGCTGGCCGACGATCCGTCCAAGGTGTGGACCCTGGCTGATCTGGTGAAGCGTGGCGAATCGGTGTACGCCGCCAACTGCGTGGCCTGCCATCAGGCCAACGGCAAAGGCGCCGGCCCCATCAAGCCCTTGGACGGCTCGGCCATCGTGACCAGCACCGACCATGCCGCCATGATCAATGTGTTGCTCAACGGCGCCGCTGGCGGCGCCATGCCGTCCTGGAAGCAGCTGTCAGACACCGAGCTGGCTGCGGTCATGACCTACGCCAAGAACAGCTGGTCCAACAAAACCGAACAAATCGTGCAGCCTGCCGAGGTGGTGGCTGCGCGCAAGTGA
- a CDS encoding cytochrome oxidase small assembly protein, which yields MSSDRKKQNARLGLILASVAVVFFLGFVGKMVLLGG from the coding sequence ATGTCCTCCGACCGCAAAAAACAGAACGCCCGTCTGGGTCTGATCCTCGCGTCCGTGGCCGTGGTCTTTTTCCTCGGCTTCGTGGGCAAGATGGTGCTGCTGGGCGGCTGA
- the cyoE gene encoding heme o synthase produces MSTANPSTVPAPPSVWRQFHALTKPRVIQLIVFCALIGMVLAVPGVPSWAQVQLAAWASLGIWLVAGAAAAFNCVVEQQIDAKMRRTAWRPTAKGELGNLQTLSFSAGLCSLGSAILYFLVNPLTMWLTFATFVGYAVIYTVILKPLTPQNIVIGGASGAMPPVLGWAAMTGVVAPEALILFLIIFLWTPPHFWALALYRVEDYRKSGLPMLPVTHGSEFTRLQILLYTFVLFAACLMPFIMRMSGWFYLAVAVVLSIGFCGYAIALWRHYSDALARKTFRFSLIHLSLLFAALLIDHYLP; encoded by the coding sequence ATGAGCACCGCGAATCCTTCCACCGTTCCCGCGCCACCGTCCGTGTGGCGCCAGTTCCATGCGCTGACCAAGCCTCGCGTGATCCAGCTGATCGTGTTCTGTGCACTGATCGGCATGGTGCTCGCCGTGCCCGGCGTGCCCAGCTGGGCGCAGGTGCAACTGGCTGCCTGGGCCTCGCTGGGCATCTGGCTGGTGGCGGGTGCCGCGGCGGCCTTCAACTGCGTGGTCGAACAACAGATCGACGCCAAGATGCGGCGCACCGCCTGGCGCCCCACGGCCAAGGGCGAGCTGGGCAACCTGCAGACCCTGAGCTTCTCGGCCGGGCTGTGTTCGCTGGGCTCGGCCATCCTGTACTTCCTCGTCAACCCGCTGACCATGTGGCTGACCTTTGCCACCTTTGTCGGCTACGCGGTGATCTACACCGTGATCCTCAAGCCGCTGACGCCACAGAACATCGTGATCGGTGGTGCCTCGGGCGCCATGCCGCCGGTGCTCGGCTGGGCCGCCATGACCGGCGTGGTCGCGCCCGAGGCGCTGATCCTGTTCCTCATCATCTTCCTCTGGACACCGCCGCACTTCTGGGCGCTCGCGCTCTACCGCGTGGAGGACTACCGCAAGTCCGGCCTGCCCATGCTGCCGGTCACGCACGGTTCGGAGTTCACGCGGTTGCAGATCCTGCTCTACACCTTCGTGCTGTTCGCCGCCTGCCTGATGCCTTTCATCATGCGCATGAGCGGCTGGTTCTACCTCGCGGTGGCCGTGGTGCTCAGCATCGGTTTCTGTGGTTACGCCATCGCGCTGTGGCGCCACTACTCCGATGCGCTGGCCCGCAAGACCTTCCGCTTTTCCCTCATCCACCTGTCGCTGCTGTTCGCGGCGCTGCTGATCGACCACTACCTGCCATGA
- a CDS encoding cytochrome c oxidase subunit 3, with amino-acid sequence MSAATHGTTPYYYVPGPSRHPVMAAIGLFFVILGAGQWINGADWGMYSLAFGMAFWLIVLFQWFRESVSESEGGMYGHKIDLSYRWSMSWFIFSEVMFFGAFFTALWWARVHSVPALGNIENSLIWPDFTSVWPSLQAGATASPAGIVEPFQTMGPFWLPTINTALLLTSGVTLTIAHHALQAGNRGKTIAFMWMTVILGIVFLFVQGYEYAHAYSAYNLKLTSGIFGSTFYMLTGFHGFHVFVGMLMLLFITLRLQKGHFTAQRHFGFEGAAWYWHFVDVVWLGLYILVYWM; translated from the coding sequence ATGTCAGCAGCAACACACGGCACGACGCCCTACTACTACGTCCCAGGCCCGTCGCGGCACCCGGTGATGGCGGCCATTGGCCTGTTTTTCGTGATCCTGGGCGCGGGCCAGTGGATCAACGGCGCCGACTGGGGCATGTATTCGCTGGCCTTTGGCATGGCGTTCTGGCTGATCGTGCTGTTCCAGTGGTTCCGTGAGTCGGTGTCCGAGAGCGAAGGTGGTATGTACGGTCACAAGATCGACCTGTCGTACCGATGGAGCATGAGCTGGTTCATCTTCTCCGAGGTCATGTTTTTCGGTGCCTTCTTCACCGCGCTCTGGTGGGCCCGTGTCCACTCGGTGCCTGCGCTCGGCAACATCGAGAACTCGCTGATCTGGCCCGATTTCACCTCGGTGTGGCCGAGCCTGCAGGCTGGTGCCACCGCTTCGCCCGCCGGGATCGTGGAGCCGTTTCAGACCATGGGACCTTTCTGGCTGCCCACCATCAACACCGCGCTGCTGCTGACCTCGGGCGTGACGCTGACCATCGCCCACCATGCCCTGCAGGCCGGCAACCGTGGCAAGACCATCGCCTTCATGTGGATGACGGTCATCCTGGGCATCGTGTTCCTGTTTGTTCAGGGTTACGAATACGCCCACGCCTACAGCGCCTACAACCTGAAGCTGACCTCCGGCATCTTCGGGTCCACGTTTTACATGCTCACCGGTTTTCACGGCTTCCACGTGTTCGTGGGCATGTTGATGCTGCTGTTCATCACGCTTCGACTGCAGAAAGGTCACTTCACGGCCCAGCGCCACTTCGGCTTCGAAGGCGCGGCGTGGTACTGGCACTTTGTGGACGTGGTCTGGCTGGGCCTGTACATCCTCGTGTACTGGATGTGA
- a CDS encoding SCO family protein, which produces MAQTPDEPLTLTVHSLPRADVSDTAAMTRSGRWKMLLLLLACAAPVIASYFTYYVIRPEGRRNYGELIDPQLPLPAFIGVDANGRAVPLTQLKDQWLFISVADSACDDACQKHLYVQHQLREGLGKDKDRLDWVWLRTGAPELAEPLKKATASATVLHVDEKLLATWLTPAAGQRLQDHLYVVDPIGNWMMRFPAQADPKQIKRDLDRLLRASAFWDKGGRVGVAAVNGG; this is translated from the coding sequence ATGGCCCAGACCCCCGATGAACCCCTGACCCTCACGGTCCACAGCCTGCCGCGCGCGGACGTTTCCGACACGGCGGCCATGACCCGTTCCGGCCGCTGGAAGATGCTCCTGCTGCTGCTGGCTTGCGCGGCACCGGTGATCGCGTCGTACTTCACCTACTACGTGATCCGGCCGGAAGGGCGGCGCAACTACGGCGAACTCATTGACCCCCAGTTGCCCCTGCCCGCGTTCATCGGTGTGGACGCGAACGGCCGCGCGGTGCCGCTGACCCAGCTCAAAGACCAGTGGCTCTTCATCAGCGTCGCCGATTCGGCCTGCGACGATGCCTGCCAGAAGCACCTGTATGTGCAGCACCAGCTGCGTGAAGGCCTGGGCAAGGACAAGGACCGGCTGGACTGGGTCTGGCTTCGCACGGGGGCGCCCGAACTCGCCGAACCGCTGAAGAAGGCCACCGCCAGCGCCACCGTGTTGCACGTGGATGAGAAGCTGCTGGCCACGTGGCTCACCCCCGCCGCCGGCCAGCGGCTGCAGGACCACCTGTACGTGGTCGATCCGATCGGCAACTGGATGATGCGTTTCCCTGCGCAGGCCGACCCGAAGCAGATCAAGCGCGACTTGGACCGTTTGCTGCGCGCGTCGGCGTTCTGGGACAAGGGTGGTCGAGTGGGTGTGGCGGCCGTGAACGGCGGTTGA
- a CDS encoding DUF2970 domain-containing protein, producing MSTPVHQRKGSVLGTVKAVLWGFLGVRRNTDYQNDVARLNPIHLIVVGIVMALFFVLSLILIVNWVVG from the coding sequence ATGAGCACACCCGTTCACCAGCGCAAGGGCTCGGTGCTGGGCACGGTCAAGGCCGTGCTCTGGGGCTTTCTGGGCGTGCGCCGCAACACGGACTACCAAAACGATGTGGCGCGCCTCAACCCGATTCACCTCATTGTGGTCGGTATCGTGATGGCGCTGTTTTTTGTCCTGTCCCTGATCCTGATTGTCAACTGGGTGGTGGGTTGA
- a CDS encoding cytochrome c oxidase assembly protein: MGLRRENFKMVGKLGVIALGMFAFGYALVPIYKAICEATGINVLALAEREVPGAQPKAALNTQVDTSRTITVEFDVNARGPWHFKPAVRSLQVHPGELTTVMYEFQNIQNRTMAAQAIPSYAPMQAASHFNKLECFCFTQYTLAPGEKKAWPVAFVIDPRLPKDVSTITLSYTFFEVGGKVPPAPQDVAKVPVVAPVARPGGAV, translated from the coding sequence ATGGGACTGCGTCGAGAAAACTTCAAGATGGTGGGCAAGCTCGGCGTGATCGCGCTGGGCATGTTCGCCTTTGGGTACGCGCTCGTGCCCATCTACAAGGCCATCTGCGAAGCCACCGGCATCAATGTGCTGGCGCTGGCCGAGCGCGAGGTGCCTGGAGCCCAGCCGAAGGCCGCGCTCAACACCCAGGTGGACACCTCGCGCACGATCACGGTGGAGTTCGATGTCAATGCCCGTGGCCCGTGGCATTTCAAGCCGGCGGTGCGTTCGTTGCAGGTTCACCCCGGTGAACTGACCACCGTGATGTACGAGTTCCAGAACATCCAGAACCGGACGATGGCCGCACAGGCGATCCCGAGTTACGCACCGATGCAGGCCGCGTCCCACTTCAACAAGCTGGAGTGTTTCTGCTTCACGCAATACACGCTTGCGCCAGGTGAGAAAAAAGCCTGGCCGGTGGCGTTCGTGATCGATCCGCGCCTGCCCAAGGACGTGTCCACGATCACGCTCTCGTACACCTTTTTCGAAGTGGGCGGCAAGGTGCCACCCGCGCCGCAGGATGTGGCCAAGGTGCCTGTGGTGGCCCCTGTCGCCCGGCCCGGGGGTGCGGTATGA
- a CDS encoding SURF1 family protein produces MRSTSPRFRFWLITVAAVLSAGLTASLGMWQLSRAAQKQALEDRINGRAALPPLSEAGLPDGPALDDALHRPVLLRGEWVSGASVFLDNRPMGGRSGFILVTPLRLKGSERSLLVQRGWVPRDFTDRSKVPAVPTPEGWVEVAGRLAPPPSQLFELGEAERGPIRQNLSIDGMSRDTGLSLMPVSVLQTGASPEGLLRDWPRFEAAVQKHHGYAAQWFAMCAVIAGLYVWFQLIFPRRSHSFHGPDPR; encoded by the coding sequence ATGCGTTCCACATCCCCCCGCTTCCGCTTCTGGCTCATCACGGTGGCCGCCGTGCTGAGCGCGGGGTTGACCGCGTCCCTGGGCATGTGGCAGCTGTCGCGCGCCGCCCAGAAACAGGCGCTGGAGGACCGCATCAACGGGCGGGCCGCATTGCCACCGTTGAGTGAGGCTGGGCTGCCGGATGGACCCGCTCTTGACGATGCGCTGCACCGCCCCGTGCTGTTGCGCGGCGAATGGGTGTCCGGGGCCAGCGTGTTTCTGGACAACCGCCCCATGGGCGGGCGCAGCGGGTTCATTCTCGTCACACCCCTGCGGCTTAAGGGCAGCGAGCGGTCGCTGCTGGTGCAGCGAGGCTGGGTGCCGCGCGACTTCACCGACCGCAGCAAAGTGCCTGCGGTGCCCACGCCCGAGGGTTGGGTCGAGGTGGCCGGGCGATTGGCCCCGCCGCCCAGCCAGCTGTTCGAGCTGGGCGAAGCGGAGCGCGGGCCCATCCGGCAAAATCTCAGCATCGACGGCATGTCCCGGGACACCGGCCTGTCGTTGATGCCGGTGTCGGTGCTGCAGACCGGCGCATCGCCGGAAGGCCTGCTGCGCGACTGGCCGCGGTTCGAAGCCGCCGTGCAGAAGCACCATGGCTACGCGGCCCAGTGGTTTGCGATGTGCGCGGTCATCGCCGGCCTGTATGTCTGGTTCCAACTGATTTTCCCCCGTCGATCACACTCATTCCATGGCCCAGACCCCCGATGA